AGGCTGTTGTACATGTGACCCGACCGCTGGACGTGTCCGAGAATGCACAAAAGCTCTCCCTGGTCTGAGAAAAAAGCAGACCAGGACTGAAGACATGCGTTCGGTTTGCCGTTGGCTTTGTAGGTAGTGACAAGGAAAATGGCTGACGGAACAGACGAAACGAGTTCTTTCCGCGGAAAAATCCCCGACGCGCCGGGCCAAGGTTCGATGTATTTGACGTCCTTGTCGTAAAGCTCGATTTTCATTCCTGCACCTCCGTAGTAATTCTTGAAAAATATGATTGTTTATATCTTAACCTTATTTTATATCTTAAAATATGAGCCTTTCAACTATTAAACGGACTGTTAAAATCCATACCCGAAACAGTTTGTCGATCTGTGTTTTCGAGAATATCTTCGTTTGACTATTTTCAAACCGGGTTTTAAAATCTTTCAACAAATGTTTTTAAGGGGTCATTTTTTTGAGTGTTATTAATCCGGATTTAGATGAGGTCTTTTTGTTTCTCAAAGAAAAGACTCAAAATTGGTTTAACGCTTATTTTTCTCCAAACATTCCCGAAACAACAGAATCGAACGCACGATTAAATTTTCCCATTCCTGAGTATGAAAAAATTGAAGTGATAATTGACGAAGCGTTCTTAAAACAAAACACAGGTAAAAGCGGTTTTGTTTTCACTGACAATAAAATATATATTAAACCGCCCTTCAAAGAAACACATTCAGTTAGTTACGACGAATTATATAAAACACCTTATTCTTTTTTCAGGGAAAAAATTCCTGAAAATGAATCGGCGCCTGAAAAAGACATGGCTTCCGTCTGCCAGAAAATTAAAAACATTGTAATGTACACAGATCCGGATCACAGAAAACCGATTCACGATCCCGATAAAAGCCGGCATCCTGTCAGAGACTGGTTTGTTTCAGCTTTTTCTTTTATTTTTTTTATTGTCCTTTTCCCTTGGTTGTCATGGGATTTAATCGGTCCCATGGTCCCTTTTCCGACGCTTGTCAAATACTTGAGCCTTGTCAGTTTATTGTCGTGGTTTATCTGGTTTCACTCACACAGGGTCACTGTAAAAAAGAAGGACAGACACTCTTTATACACATTGTTTAAAAGAATTATCACCGGCGTGTTTTTCTCCGCCGGTTTCGTTGGGGCGGTAGCACTTGACAGAATCAGATCAAATCCCGATCTTTCAGCCGGTTCGTTGATTCAGACTCTTTCGGTTTCGTTTCTTTTATCAGCCGTTTGCATTTTGGTTCTATTTTGGATGCAGAAGTTTTTCCACCGGATAAGAATCAATGCAAAGATAAAAAGTATCGCCGAAAAATACATTGAAAAAAGGGAAAAAGAAGGGAAAGAAGGTTTGCTCGGCCTTAGCGACGCCGGTGTCTGCGATCTTGACAACGATCAGGACATAAGAAAGGTCTGTCATAAAATTGCAAACGTAACTATCAATCCTCTCAAGGGTTTGTCAGATTTACTTGAGAACATTGATTTAATGACATTTTTCGAGTATGCGAAGGATCGCGGGTATGACTTCACGCGCTGGGGAAAACCCGAGGATATAATCAACGAGTTGAAAGGAACAAATCATGGCTACTGATAAGGATTTCATCGAATTTATTGCCGACCAGATGGCAGACACAGGAAAAATTGCGTACAGGAAAATGTTCGGCGAATACGTGGTCTACTGCGACGGAAAAGTCGTCGCGCTTGTATGCGACAACAAGCTGTTCGTAAAACCGACCGAGGGCGGGAAAAGATTCATAGGCGATGTAGTAGAGGCTCCGCCTTATCCGGGCGCGAAAATGAGTTTTCTTATAGAGGATAAATTTGAAGACAGCGAATGGCTTTCTGAACTCATAAGCATCACGAAGAATGAACTTCCCGAACCTAAACCGAAGAAGAAAAAAAGTAGAAAAATCTGCTAACATATTGAAAATATCAATTGTTTATAACGACAACGTCCTTGACAATGCAACTTATTAGTTGTATATTTTGCAAATGACAGGCAAGGAAATAATTAATATATTAAGGAAGCAGGGCTGGATTCTTGATCGGGTTTCCGGCAGTCATTATATAATGATTAAGGAAAATAAACGCTCTATCCCTGTTCCTGTTCACGGTAAAAAAGAACTGCCAAAAGGGCTTGTTTATTTGATATTTAAACAAGCTGGAATAAAGGAGAAATGATATGGAATATTATGCCAAGATAAAAAAAACCTCTGGCGCATACATGGTGTCATTTCCGGAATTCCCAAATGTCAACACTTACGGAAATTGCTTGGAATCAGCGCTTAATAACGCTTCTGAAGCCCTGAACGGATGTTTGGAATCTGATTTTGAAAGAGGTTACCGCCTTCCGGATGTGAAAGTTTACAATGGGAGGAATTATCATAAGGTTAGGGTTTTACCGCACATTGAAATAGCA
This region of candidate division WOR-3 bacterium genomic DNA includes:
- a CDS encoding TfoX/Sxy family protein — translated: MATDKDFIEFIADQMADTGKIAYRKMFGEYVVYCDGKVVALVCDNKLFVKPTEGGKRFIGDVVEAPPYPGAKMSFLIEDKFEDSEWLSELISITKNELPEPKPKKKKSRKIC
- a CDS encoding type II toxin-antitoxin system HicA family toxin, whose protein sequence is MTGKEIINILRKQGWILDRVSGSHYIMIKENKRSIPVPVHGKKELPKGLVYLIFKQAGIKEK
- a CDS encoding type II toxin-antitoxin system HicB family antitoxin; the encoded protein is MEYYAKIKKTSGAYMVSFPEFPNVNTYGNCLESALNNASEALNGCLESDFERGYRLPDVKVYNGRNYHKVRVLPHIEIAYNLKKLRNGKSQIEIAKKLKISYQAYQKLENPRKCNPTIKTLEKISNALGKEVVIRFK